In one Geotoga petraea genomic region, the following are encoded:
- a CDS encoding STAS domain-containing protein, with the protein MKKEILGNTGKIVLDGRIDITNSNELKEKLYELKEAGVRKIILDMSNLEYIDSSGLGRIFYFFADYKKENGVMEIHNINNPNVKKVVEIVKLDKIITIK; encoded by the coding sequence ATGAAAAAAGAAATTTTAGGAAATACAGGTAAAATTGTTCTCGATGGTAGAATTGACATAACAAACTCAAACGAATTGAAAGAAAAACTTTACGAATTAAAAGAAGCTGGTGTTAGAAAAATTATTCTTGATATGAGTAATTTGGAATACATTGACAGTAGTGGTTTAGGAAGGATTTTTTACTTTTTTGCAGATTATAAAAAAGAAAATGGTGTAATGGAAATACACAATATTAACAACCCAAATGTCAAAAAAGTGGTAGAAATTGTAAAATTAGATAAAATTATTACTATAAAATAA
- a CDS encoding glycoside hydrolase family 13 protein, translating to MYNIHSDQTINFMDPTEPEVGDLVKIKIRVPKILGQVKGNVFFTPEKNSKRYSHAEMIKEYSTKFFNYFSYSFKMPNRIMRYHFEINSIDQKKKIKYDAMGICEHRSLHDFILIPDFKVPEWSYGRVYYQIFVDRFYNGDKNNDPVNNEYIYDGKPIVKKEWNEMPDHLNGHREFYGGDLQGVLDKKDYLKDLGIEAIYFNPLFVSPSPHKYDTQDYYNIDPHFGIIEEDVDGKDKYKVRTTSKKNLNKSNELFKNLVDAFHEENIKIIIDGVFNHCGSFNKWIDEKNLYGEGVMNNEDSPFKKYFYWHGDFYEGWWGYATLPKLNYENMDLWNEIADVGIKWTKEYNVDGWRLDVADELAKDFETNSSFWNFFRKKVEQNSPNKLIFSEIYKSPLPWLEKKSWHTIMNYITAMDPISYFLTGVEKHNDNFRKDLYQNSEYFVSAVNWALSQLPMNSKYAALNQLSNHDHSRWLTRTTQKVQRLKEGNHDEASAGYDIDIFKVGLLLMFLIPGSPGIYYGDEIGLSGFTDPDNRRPYPWDNMNELNKQNLDFTKSLVKFYKSSDVFKYSSFKFIQWFDGYVSFVLWNEKESYLVLVNSNHKKEIKIHHNLIGEIRNPEIVFQTRNENINIKNENEILSLNLPEKIGVVVKI from the coding sequence ATGTATAACATACATTCTGATCAAACTATAAATTTTATGGATCCAACAGAGCCAGAAGTTGGTGACTTAGTAAAGATAAAGATAAGAGTTCCTAAAATATTGGGGCAAGTAAAAGGAAATGTTTTCTTTACCCCAGAAAAGAATTCTAAACGATATTCTCACGCTGAAATGATAAAAGAATATAGTACCAAATTTTTTAACTATTTCTCTTATAGCTTTAAAATGCCGAATAGAATAATGAGGTATCACTTTGAAATTAATAGTATAGATCAGAAAAAGAAAATAAAATATGATGCAATGGGCATTTGTGAGCATAGATCACTACATGATTTTATTTTAATACCTGATTTTAAAGTTCCTGAATGGTCTTATGGTCGAGTCTATTATCAAATATTTGTGGATAGATTTTATAATGGTGATAAAAACAATGATCCAGTAAATAATGAATATATTTATGACGGAAAACCTATAGTAAAAAAGGAATGGAATGAAATGCCTGACCACTTAAATGGACATAGAGAATTTTACGGTGGAGATTTACAGGGCGTTTTAGATAAAAAAGATTATTTAAAAGATTTGGGAATAGAAGCTATATATTTTAATCCACTTTTTGTAAGTCCTTCACCTCATAAATACGATACACAGGATTATTATAATATAGATCCCCATTTTGGAATTATAGAAGAAGATGTTGATGGGAAGGATAAATATAAAGTTAGAACAACGTCAAAAAAAAATCTTAATAAAAGCAACGAGCTTTTCAAGAATTTAGTAGATGCTTTTCATGAAGAAAACATCAAAATAATAATTGATGGTGTTTTCAATCATTGTGGTTCTTTCAATAAATGGATAGATGAGAAAAATCTCTATGGTGAAGGTGTTATGAATAATGAAGATTCCCCTTTTAAAAAGTACTTTTATTGGCATGGGGATTTTTATGAAGGTTGGTGGGGTTACGCAACTTTACCAAAGTTGAATTATGAAAATATGGATTTGTGGAATGAAATTGCTGATGTCGGAATAAAATGGACAAAAGAATATAACGTAGACGGTTGGAGGTTAGATGTAGCAGACGAGCTAGCTAAGGATTTTGAGACAAATTCATCTTTCTGGAATTTTTTTAGGAAAAAAGTCGAACAAAATTCACCAAATAAACTCATCTTTTCAGAAATATACAAGTCGCCGTTACCATGGTTGGAGAAAAAAAGTTGGCATACAATAATGAATTATATAACTGCAATGGACCCTATAAGTTATTTTTTAACAGGAGTCGAAAAACATAATGATAATTTCAGAAAAGATTTGTATCAAAACTCAGAATATTTCGTTTCAGCTGTAAACTGGGCTTTATCACAGCTTCCTATGAACAGTAAATATGCAGCTCTAAATCAATTAAGCAATCATGATCACTCCAGATGGTTAACAAGAACAACTCAAAAAGTTCAAAGATTAAAAGAAGGGAATCATGATGAAGCTTCAGCAGGTTATGATATAGATATTTTTAAAGTGGGATTATTGCTAATGTTTTTAATACCTGGTTCACCTGGGATTTATTATGGAGATGAAATAGGTCTATCAGGATTTACAGATCCCGATAATAGAAGGCCTTATCCTTGGGATAATATGAATGAATTGAATAAGCAAAATCTTGATTTTACAAAAAGTTTGGTTAAATTTTATAAAAGTTCTGATGTCTTTAAATACAGTAGCTTTAAATTTATACAATGGTTTGATGGCTATGTATCATTTGTTTTATGGAATGAAAAAGAATCTTACTTGGTATTGGTTAATTCAAATCATAAAAAAGAAATAAAAATACATCATAATTTAATTGGTGAGATAAGAAATCCAGAAATTGTTTTTCAAACAAGAAACGAAAATATAAATATAAAAAATGAAAACGAAATTTTGTCTTTAAACCTACCAGAAAAAATTGGAGTTGTTGTAAAAATATAA